A genomic region of Bubalus kerabau isolate K-KA32 ecotype Philippines breed swamp buffalo chromosome 10, PCC_UOA_SB_1v2, whole genome shotgun sequence contains the following coding sequences:
- the LOC129621657 gene encoding coiled-coil domain-containing protein 170-like isoform X1 produces MSSPVQFLNHSNPGKLATAQSKGPRKAKPLEVKHISAYTSRKNSSGICIPSILACLNPPLEMVPTRNPVKCNKRAADSVHPDLAGLLVKNKNLLAELRNLRNKLFIKETSLQEMKSELETYKENNVQQSFQIMSLKDDIKGLEELIASLTRIKSLKNTSIQSLERGNWDLTERITELENLLRVHLIERKRAERKADLLEKKLAGANRFSPYMSMKEQEDSLDSFMTKDDAILVKNFERDNTFCSEGPKDGQKIWDKCQQDLIHEEKQILELDRPPRSYNWETKTARSHFQKFLSQLSALPSNSAEPTPAIEEAVKESLLETGANEQSWKSRAEVLQQEMQMFTKRLEKQSHHTEETAGELSDTEEKYMEQKRLLKCLEGKISINDLFQGKLDLDTNKENSPSKISQVDEHGKTFKQLEKDNKQETLLNIQQNFQTVTTQRLEEKIQKLQKQLSDLKLSNKNMKTQLTRVNVLKDKTIEKLRESLTKVEAMKGKAVMETDLKTTVDSDEQEARWDKKKIHQVLETATPEFSTAKSTLEEVLGKQEKLVDFRETIMKMLGFNMKTADKKIINHLRLIIQVYEASDKSKMASECETGQDNE; encoded by the exons ATCTGCATTCCTAGTATCTTg GCTTGTCTTAATCCACCTCTTGAAATGGTTCCCACCAGGAACCCAGTCAAGTGCAACAAAAGGGCAGCTGATTCAGTCCATCCTGACCTTGCTGGTTTGTTGGTGAAAAACAAGAATCTTTTAGCTGAG CTAAGAAATCTTCGAAACAAACTTTTCATAAAAGAAACTTCATTGCAAGAGATGAAGAGTGAGCTAGAAACTTACAAAGAAAATAATGTGCAACAGTCATTCCAGATAATGTCCCTGAAAGACGATATCAAAGGCTTAGAGGAACTTATTGCTTCTCTAACCAGAATTAAATCTTTGAAAAACACCAGTATTCAGAGTCTTGAAAGAGGCAACTGGGATCTAACTGAAAGAATtacagaactagaaaatcttcTAAG AGTACATCTGattgaaagaaaaagagcagAGCGAAAAGCAGACCTTTTGGAGAAAAAGTTAGCAGGTGCTAACAGGTTCTCCCCATATATGAGTATGAAAGAACAAGAAGATTCCTTGGATAGTTTCATGACAAAG GATGACGCTATCCTGGTCAAAAATTTTGAGAGAGACAACACTTTTTGCTCTGAAGGACCAAAAGATGGACAGAAAATTTGGGATAAGTGTCAACAAGATTTGATCCATGAGGAAAAACAAATACTTGAGTTAGACAGACCTCCACGTTCATACAACTGGGAAACTAAAACAGCGCGATCCCACTTTCAGAAATTCCTCAGTCAGCTGTCTGCCCTTCCCAGCAACAGTGCTGAGCCCACACCAGCCATAGAGGAAGCTGTGAAAGAGAGCCTTCTGGAGACTGGTGCAAATGAGCAATCTTGGAAGTCC agAGCTGAAGTCCTCCAGCAGGAAATGCAGATGTTCACTAAACGATTGGAGAAGCAATCTCATCACACTGAAGAAACTGCTGGAGAACTATCCGACACTGAGGAAAAGTATATGGAACAAAAAAGACTCTTGAAATGTCTGGAAGGAAAAATTTCTATTAATGACCTTTTTCAAGGGAAATTAGACTTGGACACGAACAAA GAAAACTCTCCATCTAAGATTTCCCAGGTGGATGAGCATGGCAAAACATTTAAGCAGCTAGAGAAAGACAACAAGCAAGAAACATTACTGAATATTCAGCAGAATTTTCAGACTGTTACAACTCAAAGATTAGAGGAGAAAATTCAGAAACTTCAGAAACAGCTCAGTGACTTGAAAttgtcaaataaaaatatgaaaactcaACTGACAAGAGTAAATGTCCTTAAA GACAAAACAATTGAGAAGCTCAGGGAATCTCTAACAAAAGTTGAAGCAATGAAAGGGAAGGCAGTTATGGAAACAGATCTGAAAACTACAGTAGACTCTGATGAGCAAGAAGCAAGATGGGATAAAAAGAAGATCCATCAAGTGTTAGAAACTGCCACTCCTGAGTTCAGCACAGCAAAGAGCACACTTGAAGAAGTACTGGGAAAACAAGAAaag CTTGTTGACTTTCGAGAAACTATTATGAAGATGTTGGGCTTTAACATGAAAACAGCAGACAAGAAAATCATCAATCACCTAAGGCTTATTATACAAGTATATGAAGCATCTGACAAATCAAAGATGGCTTCTGAGTGTGAGACTGGACAGGATAATGAATAA
- the LOC129621657 gene encoding coiled-coil domain-containing protein 170-like isoform X2, whose translation MSSPVQFLNHSNPGKLATAQSKGPRKAKPLEVKHISAYTSRKNSSGICIPSILACLNPPLEMVPTRNPVKCNKRAADSVHPDLAGLLVKNKNLLAELRNLRNKLFIKETSLQEMKSELETYKENNVQQSFQIMSLKDDIKGLEELIASLTRIKSLKNTSIQSLERGNWDLTERITELENLLRVHLIERKRAERKADLLEKKLAGANRFSPYMSMKEQEDSLDSFMTKKFLSQLSALPSNSAEPTPAIEEAVKESLLETGANEQSWKSRAEVLQQEMQMFTKRLEKQSHHTEETAGELSDTEEKYMEQKRLLKCLEGKISINDLFQGKLDLDTNKENSPSKISQVDEHGKTFKQLEKDNKQETLLNIQQNFQTVTTQRLEEKIQKLQKQLSDLKLSNKNMKTQLTRVNVLKDKTIEKLRESLTKVEAMKGKAVMETDLKTTVDSDEQEARWDKKKIHQVLETATPEFSTAKSTLEEVLGKQEKLVDFRETIMKMLGFNMKTADKKIINHLRLIIQVYEASDKSKMASECETGQDNE comes from the exons ATCTGCATTCCTAGTATCTTg GCTTGTCTTAATCCACCTCTTGAAATGGTTCCCACCAGGAACCCAGTCAAGTGCAACAAAAGGGCAGCTGATTCAGTCCATCCTGACCTTGCTGGTTTGTTGGTGAAAAACAAGAATCTTTTAGCTGAG CTAAGAAATCTTCGAAACAAACTTTTCATAAAAGAAACTTCATTGCAAGAGATGAAGAGTGAGCTAGAAACTTACAAAGAAAATAATGTGCAACAGTCATTCCAGATAATGTCCCTGAAAGACGATATCAAAGGCTTAGAGGAACTTATTGCTTCTCTAACCAGAATTAAATCTTTGAAAAACACCAGTATTCAGAGTCTTGAAAGAGGCAACTGGGATCTAACTGAAAGAATtacagaactagaaaatcttcTAAG AGTACATCTGattgaaagaaaaagagcagAGCGAAAAGCAGACCTTTTGGAGAAAAAGTTAGCAGGTGCTAACAGGTTCTCCCCATATATGAGTATGAAAGAACAAGAAGATTCCTTGGATAGTTTCATGACAAAG AAATTCCTCAGTCAGCTGTCTGCCCTTCCCAGCAACAGTGCTGAGCCCACACCAGCCATAGAGGAAGCTGTGAAAGAGAGCCTTCTGGAGACTGGTGCAAATGAGCAATCTTGGAAGTCC agAGCTGAAGTCCTCCAGCAGGAAATGCAGATGTTCACTAAACGATTGGAGAAGCAATCTCATCACACTGAAGAAACTGCTGGAGAACTATCCGACACTGAGGAAAAGTATATGGAACAAAAAAGACTCTTGAAATGTCTGGAAGGAAAAATTTCTATTAATGACCTTTTTCAAGGGAAATTAGACTTGGACACGAACAAA GAAAACTCTCCATCTAAGATTTCCCAGGTGGATGAGCATGGCAAAACATTTAAGCAGCTAGAGAAAGACAACAAGCAAGAAACATTACTGAATATTCAGCAGAATTTTCAGACTGTTACAACTCAAAGATTAGAGGAGAAAATTCAGAAACTTCAGAAACAGCTCAGTGACTTGAAAttgtcaaataaaaatatgaaaactcaACTGACAAGAGTAAATGTCCTTAAA GACAAAACAATTGAGAAGCTCAGGGAATCTCTAACAAAAGTTGAAGCAATGAAAGGGAAGGCAGTTATGGAAACAGATCTGAAAACTACAGTAGACTCTGATGAGCAAGAAGCAAGATGGGATAAAAAGAAGATCCATCAAGTGTTAGAAACTGCCACTCCTGAGTTCAGCACAGCAAAGAGCACACTTGAAGAAGTACTGGGAAAACAAGAAaag CTTGTTGACTTTCGAGAAACTATTATGAAGATGTTGGGCTTTAACATGAAAACAGCAGACAAGAAAATCATCAATCACCTAAGGCTTATTATACAAGTATATGAAGCATCTGACAAATCAAAGATGGCTTCTGAGTGTGAGACTGGACAGGATAATGAATAA